In Chroicocephalus ridibundus chromosome 4, bChrRid1.1, whole genome shotgun sequence, one genomic interval encodes:
- the LOC134515458 gene encoding histamine H3 receptor-like, with the protein MGQDLPWLNHSGSPRAAGNACATDGQRGGPFAAATAALLAALMGLLVLATVLGNALVILAFVVNRSLRTQGNFFFLNLAIADLLVGGFCIPLYIPYVLTGEWRLGRGLCKLWLVVDYLVCTASVFNIVLISFDRFISVTKAVSYRAQKGMTRNAILKMIAVWIAAFLLYGPAILSWEYIAQKSILPEGECHAEFFYNWYFLMIASTVEFFTPFITVTYFNLSIYLNIRKRTSLRNENLSPGQEDCEMSFQGKKREHAIFFVKPANRQKHRKRASSLSPPKKASRLSLHKLDNQSLNLNVNQDLPPLHVEVETKPHRNCFYKTTESVCNTTSRVDIANTMANRFRLSRDKRVAKSLAIIVCVFGLCWAPYTLLMIIRAACHGHCVQYSLYETSFWLLWVNSAINPVLYPLCHMSFRKAFIKLLCPGKAKIHPHIFM; encoded by the exons ATGGGCCAGGACTTGCCGTGGCTCAACCACTCCGGTAgcccgcgggcggcggggaaCGCCTGTGCGACGGACGGGCAGCGCGGCGGGCCTttcgccgccgccaccgccgcgctGCTGGCGGCGCtgatggggctgctggtgctggccaCGGTTTTGGGCAATGCCCTGGTCATTCTGGCGTTCGTGGTGAACCGGAGCCTCCGCACGCAGGGCAACTTCTTCTTCCTCAACCTGGCCATCGCCGACCTCCTGGTGG GCGGATTCTGCATCCCCCTCTACATCCCCTACGTGCTGACGGGCGAGTGGAGACTCGGCAGGGGCTTATGTAAGCTGTGGCTGGTGGTGGACTACCTGGTGTGCACCGCCTCCGTCTTCAACATCGTCCTTATCAGCTTCGACAGGTTCATCTCTGTCACCAAAGCG gtCAGTTACAGGGCTCAGAAGGGGATGACCAGAAATGCAATATTGAAGATGATCGCTGTATggattgctgcttttcttctctacGGTCCAGCCATTCTCAGTTGGGAGTACATTGCCCAAAAGAGCATCCTCCCCGAAGGAGAATGTCACGCAGAATTCTTCTACAATTGGTATTTCTTAATGATTGCCTCTACTGTTGAATTCTTTACACCTTTCATCACTGTTACATACTTTAACTTAAGCATTTACCTCAACATCAGGAAACGCACATCCCTCAGAAACGAAAACCTATCACCTGGTCAAGAGGACTGTGAAATGagtttccaggggaaaaaaagggaacatGCTATATTTTTTGTAAAGCCTGCTAACAGACAGAAACATAGGAAGAGAGCAAGCAGCCTTTCTCCTCCCAAAAAGGCTTCAAGGCTCAGCCTACATAAGCTTGACAACCAGTCATTAAATTTGAACGTCAATCAAGACCTTCCACCACTTCACGTAGAAGTTGAGACCAAGCCTCATAGGAACTGTTTCTACAAAACTACAGAAAGTGTATGCAACACCACCAGCAGAGTGGACATTGCTAACACTATGGCAAATAGATTCAGACTTTCCCGGGATAAAAGAGTAGCAAAGTCTTTAGCAATTATTGTCtgtgtgtttggtttgtgttGGGCTCCATATACACTTTTGATGATCATCAGAGCAGCTTGCCATGGGCACTGTGTGCAGTATTCACTCTATGAGACTTCATTTTGGCTTCTGTGGGTGAATTCAGCCATTAACCCTGTTCTATACCCACTGTGTCACATGAGCTTTAGGAAAGCCTTTATAAAACTCTTGTGTCCTGGAAAAGCCAAAATTCATCCTcatatttttatgtga